In a genomic window of Helianthus annuus cultivar XRQ/B chromosome 10, HanXRQr2.0-SUNRISE, whole genome shotgun sequence:
- the LOC110881926 gene encoding uncharacterized protein LOC110881926, giving the protein MESALSWWNLQVQTKGEAAAYAMSWDELKELMRKKYYSRAEIQKLETEFWNLKMDGPKISEYIQRFHDLSRIVPYLVEPEFKRIERFIWGLAPEILSMVTSSKPPTIAEAINLSVALTEEAPRLGKFSKSGYACWFGAGRGNRNQGGNGNQGGNGNQNGNRNQGGNGNQGGNVNRGGNGNQAGNGNRGGNNNNNQGGNGNRLGQTCYGCGDMGHFKRDCPKDNQARGRVFTVGAREACQDPNVVMEFKNTPGLVSSKLDISYSIELANGKLVEANEVIKGCTLELGEREFSIDLLPVDLGSFDVVFGMDWLFENQAEVVCHEKTIHIPLLNGETLVIHGEKRETPLRIINCMKAQKCLRKGFIAFLAHVIDKETKEPKLEDIPVVKEFPEVFPEDLPGLPPQRQVEFRIDLVLGAAQVAKASYRLAPSEMQELSTQLQELLDKGFIRPSFSP; this is encoded by the exons ATGGAGAGTGCACtttcttggtggaaccttcaggttcagaccaaAGGTGAAGCTGCTGCATACGCaatgagctgggacgagctcaaagaACTGATGAGAAAGAAATACTACTCAAGGGCTGAAATTCAGAAGCTTGAGACGGAATTTTGGAACTTAAAGATGGACGGACCAAAAATTTCTGAATACATTCAACGTTTCCACGATTTATCCAGGATTGTCCCCTACCTGGTGGAGCCTGAATTTAAGAGAATTGAGAGATTCATTTGGGGTCTTGCTCCAGAAATCCTGAGCATGGTCACTTCTTCGAAGCCTCCCACTATCGCTGAGGCTATTAATTTGAGTGTGGCACTCACTGAAGAAGCACCCCGTTTAGGAAAATTCTCTAAGTCTG GATACGCGTGTTGGTTTGGTGCGGGACGCGGTAATAGGAATCAAGGAGGAAATGGTAACCAAGGTGGTAACGGTAATCAAAATGGTAATAGGAACCAAGGTGGGAATGGAAATCAAGGAGGAAATGTGAACCGAGGCGGAAATGGTAATCAAGCTGGCAATGGGAATCGAGgaggaaacaataataataatcaagGGGGAAATGGTAATAGACTAGGCCAGACCTGTTATGGCTGCGGAGACatggggcatttcaagagagattGCCCTAAAGAtaatcaagcccgtggaagagtgttcacGGTTGGAGCACGTGAAGCATGCCAGGACCCGAATGTGGTTatgg AGTTTAAGAATACACCTGGCCTAGTTTCGAGTAAGCTAGACATCTCATATTCTATAGAACTGGCAAATGGAAAATTAGTTGAAGCAAATGAGGTGATTAAGGGCTGTACACTCGAACTTGGAGAGCGAGAATTTTCAATTGATCTATTACCCGTTgatttgggaagtttcgacgttgtttttgggatggattggttgtttGAGAACCAGGCGGAAGTGGTTTGCCACGAGAAAACCATCCACATCCCACTGTTGAATGGAGAAACGCTTGTGATTCATGGGGAAAAGCGCGAGACGCCCCTACGAATTATTAATTGCATGAAGGCGCAGAAGTGCCTCCGAAAAGGCTTCATAGCCTTCCTCGCCCACGTCATCGACAAGGAGACCAAGGAGCCAAAATTAGAAGACATCCCCGTTGTGAAGGAATTTCCAGAAGTCTTTCCCGAAGACTTGCCTGGGCTACCTCCACAGcgacaagtggagtttcgaatagacTTAGTGCTAGGAGCGGCACAAGTGGCAAAGGCATCATACCGTCTAGCTCCGTCAGAAATGCAGGAGCTATCGACTCAGCTACAAGAGTTGTTAGATAAGGGATTTATTAGGCCGAGCTTTTCACCATGA